Genomic DNA from Acanthopagrus latus isolate v.2019 chromosome 2, fAcaLat1.1, whole genome shotgun sequence:
gttgccacaaacaaggctggagaCACCCCGACCTATGGCaaaaaaatacctggttttATCTACATTCTATCCTTGCCCACAAAGGAAGTTGCATTAGGTCATCAGGTACTGCTAGCGGGTTTGTGTGcataaagcagagaaaagaaatttGTAAACAGGAAAGACATGGTACCACTATGTGCAAACTTTGGGTTACGGCTGATTCCATAGCTAAATGTTGAATCCATCTCCAGTTAAATGCTGTCACCAACTCTCCTCATCCCATGACAGAGTGGGACCTTTGGGTTTCCTGTCACTTCCTGACAACAAGAACGTGCGGGGCAATGCGGGCCTGTTGGATCAGCGCTTAGCCCTCCAGTGGGTAACCAACAATATTGCCGCTTTTGGAGGCGATCCTTCGCAGGTAGAATGTTTTCCTATCCTAAAAATCCGATAACATGATTCGTTTCGACGgtcaaaaaacaatgaaaacaagctgCCGGGCTTGtgatatgttgttgttttcccagGTGACTCTGTTCGGGGAGAGCGCTGGATCAGCATCTGTGGGCTTCCACCTGCTCTCTCGAGGCAGCCATGGTCTTTTCCATAGGGCCGTGATGCAGAGCGGCTCCCCTAACGCTCCCTGGGCCTCAATCAGCACAGCCGAGGCCTGGCGCAGGTAGGGTGCATTCGCCCCGGTGCTAATTGTTTGGATTTGTTCATGTTCTCTCTGACACTCTATGTGATATGTTGGGACACGTTTGTATTTATTGGCTCATCAACTgttgtaaaatgtgatgttaaAGAGCAGAATAAATGCTTAGTCATGATTAGGTAGCGTCGACGCgcataaaatgtcacaaatgagGACTCAGAGGgtataaacattaaaacttttTTCTATTCATAGCAAGGTGTATCAAATAGTCAATGTTAATGCTTTTGAGATATTTCcaagatattttttaaatcaaattttagAGTAATTCTTTGACAAGTCGTATTTTTTCTCATTCAATTATGTTAGTATAAGGGAATGTAGTGTGCATGTGGTCCTGTGCAGATGTGGGTTTTATGCAGGAATATGGTTATTTGAGTgctgaatttacattttaagtaCAGGTATAAATTGAACAAGACAGTGTTAGATTTGCAGCATCAGACATGTGGACTCCTCATCCAGAGGAGCACTactcattttgacaaaaacgGAAAAGATGGATTTTAAATCATGATTTCATAAATCATGTCCTGGTAAATTTTAAAATTCACGGTTGCGTACACATGTGGCTTGATCAAACACTCTCAGTGTATTGGCTCTTTTGCTTATCGCTTCGTTTAAATACGACCGGCTCTCCATCCTCCCATGGTCTCCCATTCTCAACTGTCATTTCTTCTGCCACTTACTGCGCCCTGCACACCCAGGTCCACAAAGCTGGCCGCGGCGCTGGGCTGCAAATCTAATCCAGCTAAACTGGAGGAGTGTCTGCAGCAGGCTGATCCCGGGAAAATCACCTTGATGCAAAGTGAAGTTCTGACGCAGCCTGCGCTCTTAGGCCTGTCCTTCGTCCCTACCGTTGATGGAGTCTTTCTAACAAATACTGTTGAGGTACATTTACAGTTGTGTTCATGTTGCTGTCACATCCAGCACTTTTCAGCATTTCAGTATCAGTTTTATTCAAGCccttcatttgaaaatgtcttgcaccacaaacaccaaaccatttttttttctcctgcaggagctgctgagtGCCGGTAACCTCCCGAAGAAAGATCTGCTGTTAGGAGTAAACCAGGATGAAGGGACCTACTTCCTAATGTATGGGGCACCTGGATTTAGCCTCAGTGGTGAGAGTCTCATCACCAGGAATGACTTCCTGACTGGAGTGGGCCTCACACTGACGAATGCAAATGAAGTCACGAAAGAAGCAGCCATTTTCCAGTATACCGACTGGACGGACGAGAACAACGCAAAGGGAAACCGTGACTCACTGGGAGCTATGTTTGGAGACCAAGACTTTGTTTGTCCTCTGCTAGAGTTCGCCTACAGGTAAAGAGAAGTGAAAGGTGGTGTTTTTACAGTAAAGGATGCGTTCAATCTGTATTACGGCATTCAGACTGAGAATGCAAAGGGCTGTGTTGGTGGGCTCTTGTAGTTCTTATACACCAGAAGGGGAAGGACCGGAGGTAGTAGGATTATAAAGCACTGCCACAACCTCAACAATCGACTATTCCAGCTTCTGTGGCCCTGGGTCCAACACTGAGACAGGACGAGAGAAGACAAATCTTTCCTCAGGCCACCTGGATGgtaaactgactgactgactctctGACCTCTGTATATCCCCAGCTCTGTCTGGCACAGGGGAATCCACCTCTGTCTTTTCTGCAGGGAATCCTTTGCACTGTcccacacatacatttatacatcCATATATATTTTACGTACcatttactttttaaacatactgtctatatatataatattttatatatatatatataaaaaaatattatatatatatatatatttttttttttcaagtaataTTTCAACTCATCTCTCATGACTTGGGAGGAAATCCCATTGCTTTTCATtgcatacagtatattattACACACAACAAGTCTTatcattttgagttttttgttttagataCCAGTGAGATGTCTAATATGGTCAACAAAGGCCAGTTTGCGTAATCCCTGACTCTGGAGGTTTATCATGTGCCAGATAATCTGGCAATCATTTTATGTTTCGTCAGGATGAGCCAAGGCCAGTCGccagaaaaaactaaaaaaatgttgGCTAGTAACGTCTCTGCAAACGTGTTCACATTTGCACATGTCATTGGCCaccacactgacatttctacagTGAATGTCAGGTTCACTTTACACATCTGTaaccgaggaggaggagaaggagttAGGTCACAAGGTTGCCAACTAAGTGACAGCTGTTTAAGCTTACTTGTCacttaagttgtttttttgtgtttaaccTAACCAAATTATAGCAATGCCTAGTCACAAcatcaaattttaaaaacatgccCCAAAAGAAACGTCAAGCTTCAACTTAAAGAAAAGAACAGTGTCAGTGAGAACAGTTTGCGTGTGCAAGGAGCGCTGCTTGTGTGTGGAAAACAGTGTCCCTCTGGTGCTCTTAAGCTTTGGGATCTAGTTCAGaattgttggaaaaaaatctTAGGCACTGACGAGGGTGATGAATTATAAAAGCTAGAGAAATATGACATTCACTTTACAAAGTGGTCTATCAGCGATGTGCTCTGTCAATGGTATTTGATTGTCCAACGCAGGGGCTTGCAGGATAAGGTTGCTTTGTGTCGCAGCAGAAATTGATCTCTTTGTCGCTGTATGACCCTGCACTTTTGTTTTGGCACCTTGCTTTGTCAAGGCAGTTCTGCCGTTCAAAGGAATGATGGGGGTTGCTATTTTCTCATGCGGTGCTGCTGTTCCTTTGAATGCAGCCAATCCAACTGGGGTTTTGGGTCTCTAATATCCTACGTGGTCTGTTCCCATTCATTGTGGTTGTTGGGTATGTTTGTATCTCATTAGTCTGACTCAGttcaattttgacatttttcccgCAGGTACTCACAACACGGCGGCAAGAccttcctttatttttttgaccACCGGTCGTCCGTCAACCCTTGGCCAGCGTGGATGGGCGTCATGCACGGCTATGAGATAGAATTTGTCTTCGGGATGCCGCTGGATGCCTCCCTGGGATACACGAAGAATGAAGTAAACATGACCAAGAAGTTCATGAAACACTGGGCCAACTTTGCCCGGACAGGGTACGCATTATCATACAGACAATCGGCCATTCAAGCTGTGCGAGGACCCTCACGACACTAACGAATTGTCCCCATtggcgttttttttctttttggtcaGGAATCCAGGCAATGAAGGAGCCAAATGGCCCGTGTTCACCACTGAGCAGCAGGAGTACGTCACTCTGAACGTCAACCCTCCGCAACAAAAGACGATGATGAGAGCTAAAGAGTGTCGCCTCTGGAACAATTTACTaccaaaaatacagaaagtCTCAGgtaagacaaacacacacacacacctatctgCCTCACGCAtattctcagacacacacacacacacgtgctttCACACATACTCAGAACTCTTTATAGTTATCTAGAGTAGGAGGTATTGCATCAGGCACTGCCAGGGAGGCGATTTGCCGTGTTTAGCCTGTGGAGGAGATTTGTATCCCGGcttgctcctcctctgcttcagcGCCGTTCTGGAGGGCTgagtgggaggggaggagggtcCGTCATCACTTTACCGAACACCGATCACACCCAGAGTGAATAATGCTCACACACCTCTCCAGAGAAGTCATAATTTGcagtctctctcacacacacacacacacacattttgtcaccATCTTCATCCATGATGACTCGTCCTCCGTTATCTCCACTAGAGCTGTTAAAAGTAAGACTGGTTCTCCAGAATATGACATGTTTTCAGAGGAATTACATAGTAAAAGtctctctgccttcctcttcctccacagatGATCTGCAGGTTTGTAATACTGCAAATGGGATAATACCCCGCTCCGATTACGTGTTCCTCCTCATTTTGTTGGCTCTAACCTTAATCTTCTGCTAGAGTGAAGAGACCTGCCCCGGGATGGGCTGTTTCAGACAGCCATATACAAcagtttacattaaaaaatgcaCAGCAAGAATGATCAAAACTCTGTCTTTGTAGAcgttgtatgtatgtatttgtgttttccctTTGTTTCTACAATAACCATCTCTGCAGGAGCAGTATTTCAGGGTTCGTAAATTCAAACTGTCATAATGGAACGAAtaaaactctttgtttttccttttattgtaCAATGAACATTAACCAAATAGTGGCTTTTGTCAAGGGAATATTAATTTCTGATTACTAGTGAAAGGTTAAATAAGCAATCACGGAGATTCCCAGGTCACCAAGCCCAAAGCGTGACTATACAATGGCCTGTGAATGAGACTTAACAATCAGCTCTCTGACAGTTAATGTTCAGCtacttatattttattttgtctttctttcatatGTTTGTATTGAATAAATGGTGCTTACCGTAAATGCAGATGATCTGAAGTGCACTTGTGAATATAATGCAGCAGCTCAAAGCAGATGTTGGAATTTCACTTTCACAAATTGAATTTCAACCTGCAGAAGATGCATTATTTCCTGGCCGTCATTTAAGTCTGGCAGAAGAATAATGTTACTTTTGCTCATCTATGAGGCCGCATACAGGAATCAGGACTGCCCTGGATTTGTATTGATGCACTGTCTATTGACCATACTATGAtcattaaagataaaatgttgAAGATAATGTTTGGGCTGTTCTTTTAATCAATTGAGATGTACGTATGCATTACACCGACAGACTCTAGGTTGTCTGATAGAAAATCACACGTGTGCCTCCAGCAACCACAATATAACTTGTTCCTTCTGTTGTACATGGACATAcgtatttctttgtctttgtgagGGAACGCAATATCTTTGTTGCCATTAGTACGTGCTGAATGACATTTATTCTTGTCATCAGAAGCGTTCCACAGTTTAGCATACGGCGTTACTGTTCCACGTTCTGTCACTGGCGACAGTAATGTGATAATAAACAGTGTCGCCGAGCAAAGGTCACGGTGTTGATACAAAAAGCTAATGAGATGTTGTAGAGAACTGAAATGCTTTAGTTGAACGACCTTGAACGCTATTTAAAAATCCTCTGGTGcaaaaaataatgactttgttCAAGCATCTGTTACAAAGTGTGTGAGTACTGTTTTTTCAAAGTCCTTTAAAG
This window encodes:
- the LOC119012960 gene encoding acetylcholinesterase-like, translated to MAAGSPCTHLLLLFLLPCFLTALPTAQDDLLINTKNGKVQGKMLSVLGGDVRAFLGIPYAKPPLRKLRFRPPEPVANWQGVRDATKFPDSCYQLQDTTFPGFKGAEMWNPNTPLSEDCLYLNVWSPRFNKTQGSALAPVLVWIYGGGFVGGTSSLDIYDGRFLSKSEGAVVVSMNYRVGPLGFLSLPDNKNVRGNAGLLDQRLALQWVTNNIAAFGGDPSQVTLFGESAGSASVGFHLLSRGSHGLFHRAVMQSGSPNAPWASISTAEAWRRSTKLAAALGCKSNPAKLEECLQQADPGKITLMQSEVLTQPALLGLSFVPTVDGVFLTNTVEELLSAGNLPKKDLLLGVNQDEGTYFLMYGAPGFSLSGESLITRNDFLTGVGLTLTNANEVTKEAAIFQYTDWTDENNAKGNRDSLGAMFGDQDFVCPLLEFAYRYSQHGGKTFLYFFDHRSSVNPWPAWMGVMHGYEIEFVFGMPLDASLGYTKNEVNMTKKFMKHWANFARTGNPGNEGAKWPVFTTEQQEYVTLNVNPPQQKTMMRAKECRLWNNLLPKIQKVSDDLQVCNTANGIIPRSDYVFLLILLALTLIFC